The Candidatus Melainabacteria bacterium genome includes a window with the following:
- a CDS encoding HEPN domain-containing protein, with amino-acid sequence MTISIDERKERARTFRIKSDMSFFSAQIEMEKELYRGVCNRAWYAVMQIVTAATYEDMTDEPGQDRANWSHERQSIMFRNFVKKHKVWDKHKALATEIDIMRERRNDADYIAPTERYFSRSDAAKSLEIAGKVRNVVFELIGDRWDAHGQLGLADVGLVEQQEGPL; translated from the coding sequence ATGACTATCAGCATTGATGAGCGGAAAGAAAGAGCGCGGACGTTCAGAATCAAGTCTGATATGTCTTTTTTCAGTGCGCAGATTGAGATGGAGAAAGAGCTCTATCGTGGTGTCTGTAACAGGGCGTGGTATGCGGTAATGCAGATTGTCACAGCGGCAACTTATGAGGATATGACTGACGAGCCCGGTCAGGACAGAGCGAACTGGTCTCATGAGCGGCAAAGTATCATGTTTCGCAATTTTGTGAAAAAGCATAAGGTCTGGGATAAGCACAAGGCGCTGGCGACCGAGATTGACATAATGCGGGAGCGCCGTAATGATGCAGATTATATTGCTCCAACCGAAAGGTATTTCAGTCGTAGTGATGCGGCAAAATCACTGGAGATAGCGGGAAAAGTGAGGAATGTAGTATTTGAGCTGATTGGTGATCGCTGGGATGCACATGGACAACTAGGTTTAGCAGACGTGGGACTTGTGGAGCAGCAGGAAGGACCTTTATGA